One Candidatus Devosia phytovorans genomic window carries:
- a CDS encoding Gfo/Idh/MocA family oxidoreductase translates to MTDAQGRFAYGVVGAGMGAKPHALALQSLARDIAVIGVYRRNAEERAKFCQTYGFPEAESIEALLADPRIDALLVLTTPNARLPIIEAAAKAGIPVLMEKPMERTLEAAEAIQACCTTSSNIPLGIIFQHRFRRASKLLAEAVADHRYGRIEAVQLSVPWWRPQAGYYDQPGRGTLAQDGGGVLLTQAIHSLDLMLSYTGAAKAVTAMARTTRLHEMETEDFVSAGIEFASGAVGAVMATTANFPGSPESLTLNFQKATATLTAGNLTIHTMSGETIVEGETTEGGGGADPMAFPFDWHAAQITDFADAIRQGRPPVSTGETALLVHRLIDAMLRSSREGRRVELGYSAA, encoded by the coding sequence ATGACGGATGCGCAGGGACGGTTTGCCTATGGAGTGGTTGGCGCAGGCATGGGCGCCAAGCCCCATGCGCTGGCGCTGCAATCGCTGGCCAGGGACATAGCCGTCATCGGCGTCTATCGCCGCAATGCCGAGGAACGGGCAAAGTTCTGTCAGACCTATGGATTTCCTGAAGCGGAAAGCATTGAGGCGCTGCTGGCCGACCCCCGCATCGACGCTCTGCTGGTGCTGACGACGCCTAACGCCCGCCTGCCCATCATCGAGGCGGCGGCGAAAGCCGGCATTCCGGTGCTGATGGAAAAGCCGATGGAGCGGACGCTGGAGGCGGCAGAAGCCATCCAGGCATGCTGCACGACTTCTTCGAACATTCCGCTCGGCATCATCTTCCAGCACCGTTTTCGTCGGGCGTCAAAGCTCCTCGCCGAGGCTGTTGCCGACCATCGTTACGGACGGATTGAAGCGGTTCAATTGTCCGTTCCATGGTGGCGACCCCAGGCTGGCTATTATGACCAGCCTGGCCGCGGTACGCTCGCCCAGGATGGCGGGGGCGTTCTCCTGACCCAGGCCATCCACTCGCTCGACCTGATGCTGAGCTACACCGGCGCCGCAAAGGCTGTGACCGCCATGGCGCGAACGACGCGACTGCATGAGATGGAGACCGAGGACTTCGTTTCGGCCGGTATCGAATTCGCCAGTGGCGCTGTGGGGGCGGTCATGGCGACCACGGCGAATTTTCCGGGTAGCCCGGAAAGTTTGACGCTGAACTTCCAAAAGGCGACCGCGACGCTGACCGCCGGTAACCTGACCATCCACACCATGTCCGGCGAAACCATTGTCGAGGGCGAAACCACCGAGGGTGGCGGCGGTGCCGATCCCATGGCCTTTCCCTTTGACTGGCATGCCGCCCAGATCACGGATTTCGCCGATGCCATACGACAAGGCCGTCCCCCAGTTTCCACCGGCGAGACGGCCCTGCTTGTGCATCGCCTGATCGACGCCATGCTCCGCTCTTCGAGGGAAGGTCGGCGCGTCGAGCTGGGCTATTCGGCAGCCTGA
- a CDS encoding EAL domain-containing protein, producing the protein MLPALLAIAVLCVGGWFLDRQSGILNEERERTDVLAEVALVRAKLEGNINGNLQLVRGLVSTISTEPDMDQTRFSALVANIFEEQSQLRSIAAAPDLIVSMTYPLAGNEKAIGLNYLNNEEQRASVMRARDTDKLVLAGPVDLVQGGRGFVGRFPVHTDTPSGRRFWGVVSAVVDVGRLYLDSGLLDSGLGIEISISSLEMGGLEGTRFFGRNLAASAPVTARVILPSGSWEIAAIPKGGWNAADSERLLLRLAMVIAGALILLPIVITGRLLGERQSHFRELKSREKDLEDLSRRLGLALDVSKVGVWEMDLASGQENWDARTNELYGLTVDDDARNHEHWKAAVHPDDQERAEADFRRMIATGRYESQYRVLLPDTTIRHVRSMGALFREPGVPDRVVGVNWDVTSDVVLNDELRHANLLTEARNRELEAARTRIEHNALHDSLTGLPNRRYLDEVLRREALEGYRGTGSMAMLHVDLDRFKQINDTLGHAAGDAMLIHAAAILRDACSYHDFVARIGGDEFVVLTTAAEGDFYLGALADRITREMRQPVAYQGHECRFGVSIGIAADRGPAVDPQRLLINADIALYRAKARGRNRHEFFSEALQAEVVKTKKLADEILNGLERNEFVAWFQPQFDARTLEVVGVEALARWIHPTHGLRSPDVFLPIAEELNVVATLDRIILAQTLGALDHWDAIKLDVPRASVNVSHRRLHDEDLIKGLLELDIEPGRIAFELVESIYLDESDALVGWNIDQIKELGIDVEIDDFGTGYASIVSLQKLRPKRMKIDRQLVHPILDDPMQRQLLASIVDIGKSMGIEVVAEGVETMQHAVILRDLGVDILQGYAFSRPLSAADLEAFLIGRSWLKAS; encoded by the coding sequence TTGCTCCCCGCTTTGCTGGCCATTGCGGTTCTCTGCGTCGGCGGCTGGTTTCTCGATCGCCAGAGCGGCATCCTCAACGAGGAGCGCGAGCGCACTGACGTACTTGCGGAAGTCGCCCTGGTGCGCGCCAAGCTCGAAGGCAATATCAACGGCAATCTGCAGCTCGTCCGTGGTCTGGTGTCCACCATTTCCACCGAGCCGGACATGGATCAGACCCGGTTCTCGGCGCTGGTCGCCAATATCTTCGAAGAGCAAAGCCAGCTCCGCTCCATCGCGGCGGCGCCCGACCTCATCGTCTCCATGACCTATCCGCTGGCGGGCAATGAAAAAGCCATCGGCCTCAACTATCTCAACAACGAGGAGCAGCGCGCATCGGTCATGCGCGCACGCGATACCGACAAGCTGGTCCTCGCCGGCCCGGTCGATCTGGTGCAGGGCGGCCGCGGCTTTGTCGGCCGCTTTCCGGTGCATACCGACACACCCTCTGGTCGCCGCTTCTGGGGCGTGGTCTCCGCGGTTGTCGATGTCGGTCGCCTCTATCTCGACAGCGGCCTGCTCGATTCCGGGCTGGGCATTGAAATCTCGATATCGTCGCTGGAAATGGGCGGACTCGAAGGGACGCGATTCTTTGGTCGCAACCTCGCCGCCTCCGCTCCGGTGACTGCCAGGGTCATTCTGCCCTCCGGCAGCTGGGAAATCGCGGCTATCCCCAAGGGCGGCTGGAACGCTGCGGACAGCGAACGCCTGCTGTTGCGCCTCGCCATGGTCATCGCCGGTGCATTGATCCTGCTGCCCATCGTCATTACCGGCCGTCTGCTCGGCGAGCGCCAGAGCCATTTCCGCGAGCTGAAATCCCGTGAGAAGGACCTCGAAGATCTCTCCCGCCGGCTTGGCCTGGCGCTGGATGTCTCCAAGGTGGGGGTTTGGGAAATGGACCTCGCCAGCGGTCAGGAGAACTGGGACGCGCGCACCAATGAGCTCTATGGGCTGACCGTGGATGACGATGCCCGCAACCACGAGCACTGGAAGGCGGCCGTGCATCCCGATGATCAGGAGCGTGCCGAAGCCGATTTTCGCCGCATGATCGCCACGGGGCGCTACGAGTCGCAATACCGCGTCTTGCTGCCCGATACGACCATCCGCCACGTCCGTTCCATGGGGGCGCTGTTCCGCGAGCCGGGCGTGCCAGACCGTGTCGTGGGGGTGAATTGGGATGTGACCTCGGACGTGGTGCTCAACGATGAATTGCGCCATGCCAATCTTTTGACCGAGGCGCGCAATCGCGAACTCGAGGCAGCCCGCACCCGCATCGAGCACAATGCGCTGCACGATAGCCTCACTGGCCTGCCCAACCGGCGGTATCTCGACGAGGTCCTGCGCCGTGAAGCTCTGGAGGGCTACCGCGGCACCGGCAGCATGGCCATGCTGCATGTCGACCTCGACCGCTTCAAGCAGATCAATGACACCTTGGGTCATGCCGCCGGCGACGCCATGTTGATCCATGCCGCGGCCATCCTGCGCGATGCCTGCAGCTATCATGACTTCGTGGCCCGCATTGGCGGCGACGAATTCGTCGTGCTGACCACGGCGGCAGAAGGCGACTTCTACCTGGGCGCATTGGCCGATCGCATCACGCGTGAAATGCGCCAGCCGGTCGCCTACCAGGGCCACGAATGCCGCTTCGGCGTCAGCATTGGCATCGCCGCCGATCGCGGGCCGGCGGTGGATCCGCAGCGCCTGCTGATCAATGCCGATATCGCGCTTTATCGGGCCAAGGCACGGGGCCGCAATCGCCACGAGTTCTTTTCCGAGGCCCTGCAGGCCGAGGTGGTCAAGACCAAGAAACTGGCCGACGAAATCCTCAACGGGCTGGAACGCAACGAATTTGTCGCCTGGTTCCAGCCCCAGTTCGACGCCAGGACGCTTGAAGTCGTCGGCGTTGAAGCCCTGGCGCGCTGGATCCATCCCACTCACGGCCTGCGCTCGCCAGACGTTTTTCTTCCGATCGCCGAGGAGCTTAACGTCGTCGCCACGCTTGACCGCATCATCCTGGCGCAGACCCTGGGGGCTTTGGACCATTGGGATGCCATCAAGCTCGACGTGCCGCGTGCTTCCGTCAATGTCTCGCATCGCCGCCTGCATGACGAGGACCTGATCAAAGGTCTGCTGGAGCTCGACATCGAGCCCGGCCGCATCGCTTTCGAGCTGGTGGAATCGATCTATCTCGACGAGAGCGATGCGCTGGTCGGCTGGAACATCGACCAGATCAAGGAGTTGGGGATCGATGTCGAGATCGACGACTTCGGAACCGGCTATGCCTCTATCGTCTCTCTACAAAAGCTTCGTCCCAAGCGGATGAAGATCGACCGCCAGCTGGTTCATCCGATCCTCGATGATCCCATGCAGCGGCAATTGCTGGCCTCGATCGTCGATATTGGCAAATCCATGGGCATCGAAGTGGTCGCCGAGGGTGTCGAGACCATGCAACATGCTGTCATCCTTCGGGATTTGGGCGTCGATATCCTGCAGGGCTACGCCTTCTCCCGCCCGCTCAGTGCCGCTGACCTCGAGGCCTTTCTCATTGGCCGCTCCTGGCTCAAGGCGTCCTGA
- a CDS encoding DeoR/GlpR family DNA-binding transcription regulator: MSDTATRHQAILELARLHNRVTVEQLSSHFGVSLQTIRKDLNTLCDQRLLSRLHGGATLPSGVENLEYEARRRIAAEAKDAIGKAAAALIPNDASLFINIGTTTEAVSQALLDHAGLLVVTNNINVANRLRVYPRLEVVIAGGVVRPSDGGIVGEAAADFFSQFKVDYAVIGASALDEDGALLDYDYREVKVAQAIIANARHVILVADQGKFARSAPVRIARIDQIGTFVTDRLVSASFRQRCNDAGVTLIEAC; the protein is encoded by the coding sequence ATGAGCGATACCGCCACCCGACACCAGGCCATCCTCGAACTGGCGCGCCTGCACAACCGGGTAACGGTGGAGCAACTGTCGAGCCATTTCGGCGTGTCCCTGCAGACCATCCGCAAGGATCTCAACACGCTCTGCGACCAGCGCCTGCTAAGCCGCCTGCATGGCGGCGCGACCCTGCCATCGGGCGTCGAGAACCTCGAATATGAAGCACGCCGACGCATCGCCGCCGAGGCCAAGGATGCCATCGGCAAGGCGGCCGCAGCGCTCATCCCCAATGATGCCTCGCTGTTCATCAATATCGGGACCACCACCGAGGCGGTCAGCCAGGCTCTGCTCGATCACGCGGGCCTGTTGGTCGTCACCAACAATATCAATGTCGCCAATCGCCTGCGGGTCTATCCACGGCTTGAGGTGGTGATCGCCGGTGGTGTTGTCCGCCCTTCCGACGGCGGCATTGTTGGCGAGGCGGCGGCGGATTTCTTTTCCCAGTTCAAGGTCGATTATGCGGTGATCGGCGCCTCGGCGCTCGATGAGGATGGCGCGCTGCTTGATTATGACTATCGCGAGGTCAAGGTGGCGCAGGCCATCATCGCCAATGCCCGCCACGTTATTCTGGTCGCCGATCAGGGCAAGTTCGCCCGCTCCGCGCCGGTGCGCATCGCCCGCATCGACCAGATCGGCACCTTTGTCACCGACCGGCTGGTTTCGGCGAGCTTCCGGCAGCGCTGTAATGACGCCGGCGTCACGCTGATCGAAGCCTGTTAG
- a CDS encoding gamma carbonic anhydrase family protein: protein MPLYALDGTAPRIHPDVAWIAPTAVLVGDVEIGPDVGIWFGVVARGDIEIISIGARSNVQENCVLHTDTGYPLSIGENCTIGHAAIVHGCTIGDNTLVGMGATILNGAKIGRNCLIGANALVTENKVIPDNSMVLGAPGKVVREIDAAGVAALAASAERYVRNARRFAGGLVAIGATPGDFEPA from the coding sequence ATGCCCCTCTATGCCCTTGATGGAACGGCCCCGCGCATTCACCCCGACGTCGCCTGGATCGCTCCAACTGCGGTGCTCGTCGGTGATGTCGAGATTGGCCCGGACGTTGGCATCTGGTTCGGCGTGGTGGCGCGAGGTGATATCGAGATCATCAGCATCGGCGCCCGCAGCAATGTTCAGGAAAACTGCGTGCTGCATACCGACACCGGCTACCCGCTGAGCATTGGCGAGAATTGCACCATCGGCCACGCGGCGATCGTCCATGGCTGCACCATTGGCGACAACACGCTGGTCGGCATGGGGGCCACCATTCTCAACGGCGCCAAAATCGGCAGGAACTGCCTCATCGGCGCCAATGCACTGGTCACCGAAAACAAGGTCATCCCCGACAATTCCATGGTGCTGGGCGCGCCGGGCAAGGTGGTCCGGGAAATCGATGCAGCCGGCGTCGCGGCGCTGGCCGCTTCGGCTGAACGCTATGTCAGGAACGCGCGCCGCTTTGCCGGCGGCCTGGTCGCCATTGGTGCAACGCCTGGGGACTTCGAGCCGGCATGA
- a CDS encoding YdiU family protein yields the protein MSLFRPSQNHLSLGRAFFDQVDAADFPKTVLRHRDQRWASRVGLDGLSEAEWLTHFGRFEPLPGSLPQPLALRYHGHQFRSYNPDLGDGRGFLFAQAHDLEDPRLLDFGTKGSGKTPWSRGGDGRLTLKGGLREVLATEMLEALGVYTSKSLSLIETGEELYRQDEPSPARSSVLTRLSHSHIRIGTFQRLAYLEDTDSISQLLDYCIANYYPDLAGAADKPAAFLQAVVANVARLGAQWTAAGFVHGVLNTDNINITGESFDYGPWRFLPHYDPGFTAAYFDETGLYSFGRQPDTLAWNLTRLAECLLPLSSIEALEPALNTVWPIFREELPRQMLRRLGLTPRDTESDGAFVTELFGFLLSSKASYEQFFFDWRGGTLSAERAARSPSAELYASEAFRPVANGLENYGPANDVNLDHAYFARTTPRTMLVDEVEAMWEPIVERDDWSRVETALAEIAQMRQAYGVTP from the coding sequence ATGTCACTATTTCGTCCCTCGCAAAACCATCTGTCTCTCGGTCGGGCCTTTTTCGATCAGGTAGATGCCGCAGATTTTCCCAAAACCGTGCTGCGCCATCGCGACCAGCGCTGGGCCAGCCGGGTTGGGCTCGATGGTTTGAGCGAGGCCGAATGGCTGACCCATTTCGGCCGTTTCGAGCCGCTGCCCGGTTCGCTGCCACAGCCACTGGCCCTGCGCTATCACGGCCATCAATTCCGCAGCTACAATCCCGATCTCGGCGACGGCCGCGGCTTTCTCTTTGCCCAGGCCCATGACCTTGAAGACCCTCGCCTGCTCGACTTCGGCACCAAGGGCAGCGGCAAGACGCCCTGGTCGCGCGGCGGTGACGGGCGGCTGACGCTCAAGGGCGGGCTGCGCGAAGTGCTGGCGACGGAAATGCTGGAGGCGCTGGGCGTCTATACCTCCAAGAGCCTGTCGCTGATTGAAACTGGCGAGGAACTTTATCGCCAGGATGAACCATCGCCGGCGCGATCGTCGGTCCTGACCCGGCTCAGCCACAGCCATATCCGCATCGGCACCTTCCAGCGCCTCGCCTATCTCGAGGACACCGACAGCATCAGCCAACTGCTCGACTATTGCATCGCCAATTATTATCCCGATCTGGCAGGGGCTGCCGACAAGCCTGCAGCTTTCCTTCAGGCCGTCGTCGCCAATGTTGCAAGGCTTGGCGCGCAATGGACTGCGGCCGGCTTTGTCCACGGCGTGCTCAATACCGACAATATCAACATCACCGGCGAAAGCTTTGACTACGGCCCCTGGCGTTTCCTGCCACATTACGATCCAGGATTCACCGCCGCCTATTTTGATGAGACCGGTCTCTATAGCTTCGGCCGCCAACCCGACACCCTGGCCTGGAACCTGACCCGGCTGGCCGAATGCCTCCTGCCCTTGTCGAGCATCGAAGCGCTGGAGCCGGCGCTGAACACAGTCTGGCCGATCTTTCGCGAAGAGCTGCCGCGCCAGATGTTGCGTCGCCTCGGATTGACGCCACGTGATACCGAGAGCGATGGCGCTTTTGTCACCGAACTCTTCGGCTTCCTGTTGAGCAGCAAGGCTTCTTACGAGCAGTTTTTTTTCGACTGGCGCGGCGGCACTCTCAGCGCCGAACGCGCCGCCCGCTCACCCTCGGCAGAACTGTATGCCAGCGAAGCCTTTCGTCCGGTTGCCAATGGCCTTGAGAACTACGGCCCGGCCAATGACGTCAACCTCGACCATGCCTATTTTGCCCGGACCACGCCGCGCACCATGCTGGTCGATGAGGTGGAGGCGATGTGGGAGCCCATCGTCGAGCGCGACGACTGGAGCCGCGTCGAAACAGCACTGGCAGAAATCGCCCAGATGCGCCAAGCCTATGGGGTCACGCCCTAA
- a CDS encoding HAD family phosphatase, whose translation MKSQSDILRLAPFQAVIFDMDGTLLDTESVFKTIVFEVCTELGFEMTDAVHMSMVGGSHEHTNRLLLESYGVSFPYTLFDERCRVIMRERSHGGVPMKPGALELVTELRERKIPTAVATSSRNPHAQHHLGAAGLLDLFDTVVTRDDVVNPKPHPEPYLTAAKRLGVDPLHCLALEDSHAGVRAAHAAGMQTVMVPDLVHPSEEIRALGIAVMESLDHVRLAAFDRH comes from the coding sequence ATGAAATCCCAGAGCGATATCCTGCGCCTCGCGCCCTTTCAGGCCGTCATTTTCGATATGGACGGCACGCTGCTCGACACCGAAAGCGTGTTCAAGACCATCGTCTTCGAGGTCTGCACCGAGCTCGGCTTCGAGATGACCGATGCGGTGCATATGTCCATGGTGGGTGGCAGCCACGAGCATACCAATCGCCTGCTGCTCGAATCCTATGGCGTTAGCTTTCCCTATACATTGTTCGACGAGCGCTGCCGCGTGATCATGCGCGAGCGCAGCCATGGCGGCGTACCGATGAAGCCGGGCGCGCTGGAGCTGGTCACCGAATTGCGCGAGCGCAAGATCCCGACCGCCGTTGCCACCTCCTCGCGCAATCCGCATGCCCAGCATCATTTGGGCGCAGCAGGCCTGCTCGACCTGTTCGATACGGTGGTCACACGCGACGACGTGGTCAATCCCAAGCCGCATCCCGAACCCTATCTCACGGCCGCCAAACGGCTGGGGGTCGATCCGCTGCATTGCCTGGCGCTGGAAGACAGCCATGCCGGCGTGCGGGCTGCCCATGCCGCCGGCATGCAGACGGTGATGGTGCCTGACCTCGTCCATCCCAGCGAAGAAATCCGGGCGCTGGGCATTGCCGTGATGGAGAGCCTCGATCACGTACGGCTGGCGGCCTTTGATCGTCACTAG
- a CDS encoding cell wall hydrolase, whose protein sequence is MRAFSHVLALGAIALVLFITLVPAHAQTLRVADVTPFEVPADLITLREQPAIGPTFVGMAPGQQALTPALLANYVDRQNKLRALDVLGLQEQEELTADVLMGYIARGSMGEGNSAVSAIASFAAPTAAIEPDLNPTMLAAYVETGYQPLAARLQHADAERDCLAQAIYHEARGESQAGQLAVANVIVNRARSGKFPSTLCGVIYQNADKGYHRCQFTFACDGRNDAPGERNAWKRSAELAQSVYAEFALGDDVGAVPGSALYYHTTAVNPSWSNTYNAVAEIGSHIFYSPN, encoded by the coding sequence GTGCGTGCGTTTTCGCATGTGCTCGCCCTCGGCGCGATCGCGCTGGTTCTGTTTATCACCCTTGTTCCTGCACATGCCCAGACGCTGCGCGTCGCTGACGTAACCCCCTTCGAAGTTCCTGCCGACCTTATCACCCTGCGCGAACAGCCTGCCATTGGCCCGACCTTTGTTGGCATGGCACCTGGTCAGCAGGCGCTGACCCCGGCCCTGCTCGCCAATTATGTCGATCGCCAGAACAAGCTGCGGGCGCTGGATGTGCTGGGACTGCAGGAGCAGGAAGAACTGACCGCCGACGTGCTGATGGGCTATATCGCCCGCGGTTCGATGGGCGAGGGCAATAGCGCCGTGTCGGCCATTGCCAGCTTTGCGGCACCGACCGCTGCTATCGAGCCCGACCTTAACCCGACAATGCTGGCGGCCTATGTCGAGACCGGCTACCAGCCGCTCGCCGCCCGCCTGCAGCATGCCGATGCCGAGCGCGATTGCCTGGCACAAGCGATCTATCACGAGGCCCGCGGCGAGAGCCAGGCTGGCCAGTTGGCCGTCGCCAATGTCATCGTCAACCGCGCCCGTTCCGGCAAGTTCCCGTCGACCCTTTGCGGCGTCATCTACCAGAATGCCGACAAGGGCTATCACCGCTGCCAGTTCACCTTTGCCTGCGACGGCCGCAATGATGCACCGGGCGAACGCAATGCCTGGAAGCGCTCGGCCGAACTGGCCCAGTCGGTCTATGCCGAATTCGCGCTGGGTGACGATGTGGGCGCGGTTCCCGGTTCGGCGCTTTACTATCACACCACTGCGGTCAACCCGTCGTGGTCGAACACCTACAATGCCGTCGCCGAAATCGGCTCGCATATCTTCTATTCGCCCAACTAG
- a CDS encoding dipeptide ABC transporter ATP-binding protein — MSTPVLEVRDLKRDYVSSGGFLRPAKVVHAVKGVNFKLEKGRTLAVVGESGCGKSTLARMITLIDPATSGDILIDGNKVDASHGVSKEMRQKVQIVFQNPYGSLNPRQKIGDVLAEPLLLNTDMSATERREKAMAMLIKVGLGPEHFGRYPHMFSGGQRQRIAIARALMLNPSFLVLDEPVSALDLSVQAQILNLLKDLQDEFGLTYVFISHDLSVVRYIADEVMVMYFGDVVEHGTRDDVFANPQHAYTKSLFAATPDSSIENIKARLARKAALAV, encoded by the coding sequence ATGAGCACCCCCGTTCTCGAAGTGCGCGACCTCAAGCGCGACTATGTCTCTTCGGGTGGCTTCCTCCGCCCCGCCAAGGTGGTCCATGCCGTCAAGGGCGTGAACTTCAAGCTTGAAAAGGGCCGCACGCTGGCCGTGGTTGGCGAAAGCGGCTGTGGCAAGTCAACGCTCGCCCGTATGATCACCCTGATCGACCCGGCGACTTCCGGCGACATCCTGATCGATGGCAACAAGGTCGATGCCAGCCATGGCGTCAGCAAGGAAATGCGCCAGAAGGTGCAGATCGTCTTCCAGAACCCCTATGGCTCGCTCAACCCGCGCCAGAAGATCGGTGATGTCCTGGCCGAGCCGCTGCTGCTCAACACCGACATGTCCGCTACCGAGCGCCGCGAAAAGGCCATGGCCATGCTGATCAAGGTCGGCCTCGGTCCGGAGCATTTCGGCCGCTACCCGCATATGTTCTCCGGTGGCCAGCGCCAGCGTATCGCCATTGCCCGTGCCCTGATGCTCAATCCGAGCTTCCTCGTTCTCGACGAGCCCGTCTCGGCGCTCGACCTGTCGGTCCAGGCGCAGATCCTCAACCTGCTCAAGGACCTGCAGGATGAGTTCGGCCTGACCTATGTCTTCATCAGCCATGACCTTTCGGTCGTGCGCTATATCGCCGACGAGGTGATGGTGATGTATTTCGGGGATGTGGTGGAACACGGCACGCGCGACGACGTGTTCGCCAATCCGCAGCACGCCTATACCAAGAGCCTCTTCGCCGCGACGCCGGACTCCAGCATCGAGAACATCAAGGCCCGCCTTGCCAGGAAAGCCGCTCTGGCTGTCTGA
- a CDS encoding ABC transporter ATP-binding protein has protein sequence MPLLEIKNLSVSFDTSIGLFRAVDGIDISVDAHEVLAIVGESGSGKSVAMLAVMGLLPSTATVTADKMEFEGRNLLAMTAREKRAIIGNDIAMIFQEPVASLNPCFTVGFQLEEVLGKHLGLKGKAARDRAVELLRLVGIKDGAERLGAFPHQMSGGQCQRVMIAMAISCNPKLLIADEPTTALDVTIQKQILDLLVRLQSETGMGLIMITHDMGVVAETADRVIVQYKGHKMEEADVLSLFENPKSNYTRALLSALPENAVGDRLPTVADFNFAAEVETAR, from the coding sequence ATGCCCCTGCTTGAAATCAAAAATCTTTCCGTCTCCTTCGATACCTCGATCGGCCTGTTCAGGGCCGTGGACGGCATTGATATCTCGGTCGATGCGCATGAAGTCCTCGCCATCGTCGGTGAATCGGGTTCCGGCAAGTCGGTGGCCATGCTGGCTGTCATGGGCCTGTTGCCCTCGACCGCCACGGTTACTGCCGACAAGATGGAATTCGAGGGCCGCAACCTCCTGGCGATGACGGCACGCGAAAAGCGCGCGATTATCGGCAACGACATTGCCATGATCTTCCAGGAGCCCGTAGCGAGCCTCAACCCCTGTTTCACGGTGGGCTTTCAGCTCGAGGAAGTGCTGGGCAAGCATCTTGGCCTCAAGGGCAAGGCGGCGCGTGATCGTGCCGTCGAACTGCTGCGCCTCGTCGGCATCAAGGATGGCGCCGAACGCCTCGGCGCTTTCCCGCATCAGATGTCAGGCGGCCAGTGCCAGCGCGTCATGATCGCCATGGCCATCTCCTGCAATCCAAAGCTCCTGATCGCCGACGAACCCACCACGGCGCTCGACGTGACCATCCAGAAGCAGATCCTTGACCTGCTGGTCCGCCTCCAGTCCGAAACTGGCATGGGCCTGATCATGATCACCCATGACATGGGCGTGGTCGCCGAGACGGCCGATCGCGTCATCGTGCAGTACAAGGGCCACAAGATGGAGGAGGCCGACGTGCTCTCCCTCTTCGAAAATCCCAAGTCAAACTACACCCGCGCGCTGCTGTCGGCCCTGCCGGAGAATGCGGTGGGCGATCGCCTGCCCACGGTGGCCGACTTCAACTTTGCCGCCGAAGTGGAGACCGCCCGATGA
- a CDS encoding ABC transporter permease subunit, translated as MTTSTEPTVTASKPVSGLREFWYYFSMNRGAVIGLTVFAILIVFALLADFIAPHSPIFQYRDALLKPPFWDANADPRFLLGTDPVGRDMLSRLIHGARYSLFIGFFVVVAAMIVGVILGVLAGYFRGWVDALIMRIMDIILAFPPILLALVLVTILGPGLFNAMIAIALVLQPHFARLVRAAVMAEKSREYVTAAKLSGAGHFRLMLVTILPNCLGPLIVQATLSFSNAILEAAALGFLGMGAQPPTPEWGTMLASAREFITKAPWVVTFPGLAILITVLAINLVGDGLRDALDPKLKRS; from the coding sequence ATGACCACATCCACTGAACCCACCGTGACCGCCAGCAAGCCCGTCTCGGGCCTGCGCGAATTCTGGTATTATTTCTCGATGAACCGCGGCGCCGTCATCGGCCTGACGGTCTTTGCCATCCTGATCGTCTTTGCCCTGCTGGCCGATTTCATCGCGCCCCATTCGCCGATCTTCCAGTATCGCGATGCGCTCTTGAAGCCGCCCTTCTGGGATGCCAATGCCGATCCGCGCTTCCTGCTTGGCACCGATCCGGTCGGTCGTGACATGTTGAGCCGGCTCATCCACGGCGCCCGCTATTCGTTGTTCATCGGCTTCTTTGTGGTCGTGGCGGCCATGATCGTCGGCGTCATCCTCGGCGTCCTCGCCGGCTATTTCCGCGGCTGGGTCGATGCGCTGATCATGCGCATCATGGACATCATCCTCGCCTTCCCGCCGATCCTTCTGGCGCTGGTGCTGGTGACCATCCTGGGGCCGGGCCTCTTCAATGCCATGATCGCCATTGCCCTCGTGCTGCAGCCGCATTTTGCCCGCCTCGTGCGTGCCGCGGTGATGGCCGAGAAGAGCCGCGAATATGTGACCGCTGCCAAGTTGTCCGGCGCTGGCCACTTCCGGCTGATGCTGGTGACCATCCTGCCCAATTGCCTCGGGCCCCTGATCGTCCAGGCGACGTTGAGCTTTTCCAATGCCATCCTCGAGGCTGCGGCCCTTGGCTTCCTTGGCATGGGCGCCCAGCCACCGACCCCGGAATGGGGCACCATGCTGGCCTCGGCCCGCGAATTCATCACCAAGGCCCCCTGGGTCGTGACCTTCCCGGGTCTTGCCATCCTCATCACTGTTCTGGCCATCAATCTGGTCGGCGACGGCCTGCGTGATGCCCTCGATCCCAAGCTCAAGAGGAGCTGA